A region from the Halobellus litoreus genome encodes:
- a CDS encoding ABC transporter permease → MWSRLAGVRASARSFGRRIEARALALAAVATSLILLVVFYYPVATVFADAVFVDGRPTVEPIVSVLTSRFYLVDIFGFTAYQALLSTIASVLLGLPGAWVLARFEFPGRETLRSLTILPFVMPSIMVAIGFVATFGRTGTLNAVLRAIGLPPVELLFTIEAIVIAHAFYNAPLVARVTTAAWESVDASAVETARSLGASPTRAFRDVVLPQLLPAVAIGATLTFVFTFASFPIVLALGGFQLATVEVFIYSRIQNLAYAEAAALAVVETAISIGLTYWYLRYEGRNRGSGQGARPQPRRSLWPEAWTPSALGVRIGIGAYGVVVLAVFVGPIASMVLASLTGPEGGLTLEHYLFLLERQQTGASYQVRPLPAITNSLRFGIGTLLVAVPMGVAVAVLTTREFPGRAAVDALAMAPLAVSGIVVGLGLLRGLVFGVEAFGTRVQVTGALAVVAAHAVGAYPFVTRNVAPLLGNLDPRLVESARSLGATRVRALVDVELPLVAAGVVAGAAFAFAISIGEFDSTVVLAEGSTSYTMPVAVERYLGRRLGPATAMGCVLLAVTSLSFVIIERFGGRYGGRGGF, encoded by the coding sequence GTGTGGAGTCGGCTGGCCGGGGTGCGAGCGTCGGCGCGTTCGTTCGGGCGTCGCATCGAAGCGCGTGCACTCGCGCTGGCCGCCGTCGCGACGTCGCTGATCCTCCTCGTCGTCTTCTACTATCCGGTCGCGACGGTGTTCGCCGACGCGGTCTTCGTCGACGGTCGACCGACCGTCGAGCCGATCGTCTCGGTTCTCACGTCGCGGTTTTACCTCGTCGATATTTTCGGGTTCACCGCCTATCAGGCCCTGTTGTCGACGATCGCGTCCGTCTTGCTGGGGCTCCCGGGCGCGTGGGTCCTCGCGCGGTTCGAGTTCCCCGGTCGGGAGACGCTGCGCTCGCTGACGATCCTCCCGTTCGTGATGCCCTCGATTATGGTCGCGATCGGGTTCGTCGCCACCTTCGGACGGACCGGAACGCTGAACGCGGTTTTGCGGGCGATCGGACTGCCTCCGGTCGAGTTGCTGTTCACGATCGAGGCGATCGTGATCGCGCACGCGTTTTACAACGCTCCGCTCGTCGCGCGGGTGACGACGGCGGCCTGGGAGAGCGTCGACGCCTCCGCCGTGGAGACCGCCCGAAGTCTCGGCGCGTCGCCGACGCGGGCGTTCCGCGACGTGGTGCTGCCGCAGTTGCTCCCGGCGGTCGCGATCGGTGCGACGCTGACCTTCGTCTTCACGTTCGCGTCGTTCCCGATCGTGCTCGCGCTCGGCGGGTTCCAGCTGGCGACCGTCGAGGTGTTCATCTACTCGCGGATCCAGAACCTCGCGTACGCCGAGGCGGCCGCCCTCGCCGTCGTCGAGACCGCGATCTCCATCGGCCTGACGTACTGGTACCTCCGCTACGAGGGTCGGAATCGGGGCTCGGGGCAGGGCGCGCGGCCGCAACCCCGGCGGTCGCTGTGGCCAGAGGCGTGGACGCCGAGCGCGCTCGGCGTGCGCATCGGCATCGGCGCGTACGGCGTCGTCGTGCTCGCGGTGTTCGTCGGCCCGATCGCGTCGATGGTTCTCGCGAGTCTGACGGGTCCGGAGGGTGGGCTGACGCTCGAACACTACCTGTTCCTCCTCGAACGCCAGCAGACGGGCGCGTCTTACCAGGTGCGGCCGCTCCCGGCGATCACGAACTCGCTGCGGTTCGGGATCGGGACGCTGCTCGTCGCGGTGCCGATGGGCGTCGCTGTCGCGGTGTTGACGACGCGGGAGTTCCCCGGTCGGGCCGCCGTCGACGCGCTGGCGATGGCACCGCTGGCGGTCTCCGGGATCGTCGTCGGACTTGGGCTGCTCCGGGGCCTCGTCTTCGGCGTCGAGGCTTTCGGGACGCGGGTACAGGTGACCGGCGCCCTCGCCGTCGTGGCCGCGCACGCGGTCGGGGCGTACCCGTTCGTCACGAGAAACGTCGCGCCGCTGCTGGGGAATCTCGATCCGCGACTGGTGGAGTCCGCGCGGAGTCTCGGCGCGACTCGGGTTCGGGCGCTCGTCGACGTGGAGTTGCCGCTCGTGGCCGCCGGCGTCGTCGCCGGCGCGGCGTTCGCCTTTGCCATCTCGATCGGCGAGTTCGACTCGACGGTCGTCCTCGCGGAGGGGTCGACCAGCTACACGATGCCCGTCGCAGTCGAGCGGTATCTCGGACGGCGGCTCGGTCCGGCGACCGCGATGGGCTGTGTCCTGCTCGCGGTGACGAGTCTGAGCTTCGTGATCATCGAACGGTTCGGCGGTCGGTACGGCGGACGGGGAGGGTTCTGA